A region of Staphylococcus sp. IVB6181 DNA encodes the following proteins:
- a CDS encoding alpha/beta hydrolase family protein: MAWLQVNYDSKTLGKEQRFNAFLPEEPTQFETHAPAKQLPVLLLLHGLSSDETSYLRFTSLERYAKEHQIAVIMPAGDHSGYANMAYGHSYYDYVLEVFDYALQILPLSKRREDHFIAGHSMGGFGTIKYALTQTDRFSKAAPLSAVFTPDWLLNIDWYDFSKKALLGERTEARGTELDPYYLVDQAIKEGLDIPKLLIMCGTEDDLYQDNLDFIHYLDDKQVPYQFVDGEGKHDYAYWDKAIKYALDWFMEDRK, encoded by the coding sequence ATGGCATGGCTGCAAGTCAATTATGATTCAAAAACATTAGGAAAAGAACAACGCTTCAACGCATTTTTACCAGAAGAACCGACACAATTTGAAACACATGCACCCGCAAAACAATTACCAGTTTTATTGCTGCTGCATGGTTTATCAAGCGACGAAACATCTTATTTAAGATTTACAAGTTTAGAACGTTATGCAAAAGAACATCAAATTGCTGTAATTATGCCGGCTGGCGATCACAGCGGTTATGCAAATATGGCATACGGCCATAGTTATTATGATTATGTATTAGAAGTCTTTGATTATGCACTTCAAATCTTGCCTTTATCAAAACGACGCGAAGATCATTTCATCGCTGGTCATTCAATGGGCGGTTTCGGTACAATCAAATATGCTTTGACGCAAACAGACCGTTTCTCAAAAGCTGCACCGTTATCTGCAGTGTTCACACCAGACTGGTTACTGAATATTGATTGGTACGACTTTTCTAAAAAAGCATTGCTCGGTGAAAGAACAGAAGCCAGAGGTACAGAGCTAGATCCTTACTATTTAGTAGACCAAGCAATAAAAGAAGGGTTAGATATTCCGAAATTATTAATCATGTGCGGAACAGAAGATGACTTATATCAAGATAACTTAGACTTTATTCATTATCTTGATGATAAACAAGTGCCTTATCAATTCGTAGATGGTGAGGGCAAACATGATTATGCTTATTGGGATAAAGCCATTAAGTATGCATTAGATTGGTTTATGGAAGATAGAAAATAA
- the lrgA gene encoding antiholin-like murein hydrolase modulator LrgA translates to MEKSKTGAKQTSKAQKTYSFLHQVLVISVILLISKIIESFIPIPMPASVIGLVLMFIALSTGIIKLGEVESVGTALTNNISFLFVPAGISVINSLGILSQSPILIILLIIISTILLLLCTGFVSQILVKGAPFARKSEKHSVKRHNKVAEEHA, encoded by the coding sequence ATGGAAAAATCAAAAACTGGCGCAAAACAAACAAGCAAAGCGCAAAAGACATATTCCTTTTTACATCAAGTCCTCGTCATCAGTGTAATTTTATTAATCTCAAAAATCATTGAGAGCTTTATTCCGATTCCAATGCCGGCATCAGTGATCGGCTTAGTACTGATGTTTATCGCATTATCAACAGGCATCATCAAACTTGGTGAAGTTGAAAGTGTCGGTACTGCACTTACAAACAATATCAGTTTCTTATTCGTACCCGCAGGTATCTCAGTAATCAACTCATTGGGTATTTTAAGCCAAAGCCCGATTCTAATCATCTTATTGATTATTATTTCAACCATTCTACTACTGTTATGTACAGGTTTTGTATCTCAAATATTAGTTAAAGGCGCACCGTTTGCGCGCAAATCTGAAAAACATTCAGTTAAACGTCACAATAAAGTAGCGGAGGAACATGCATGA
- a CDS encoding osmoprotectant ABC transporter substrate-binding protein, producing MKKIKYYLILMVTCLVVLSGCSLPGLGGGRADDDSVQITSLATSESQIMSHMVRLMIEHDTKGKMKPTLINNMGSSTIQHNALMNGDANVSGTRYTGTDLVGALGEDPIKDPEKALKVTQEGFDKKLNQKFYDSYGFDNTYAFMVTKETAEKYDLDTVSDLKKHEKELRLGVDSSWLNRKGDGYPGFKQEYGIAFDTVRPMQIGLVYDALKSKKLDVALGYSTDGRIAAYDLKVLKDDRRFFPPYDASPVATHELLKKHPEIDKSLEKLENRISTKEMQKLNYQADGEGKEPAVVAEEFLEKHHYFDDEKGGQK from the coding sequence ATGAAAAAGATTAAATATTACTTGATTCTGATGGTGACTTGTCTTGTTGTATTATCTGGATGCAGTCTGCCTGGTTTAGGCGGTGGTCGTGCAGATGATGATTCAGTACAAATCACTTCTCTCGCAACAAGTGAGTCGCAAATTATGTCGCATATGGTTCGATTAATGATTGAACATGATACGAAAGGCAAAATGAAACCTACGTTGATCAACAACATGGGTTCAAGTACGATTCAGCATAATGCGCTGATGAACGGTGATGCGAATGTATCAGGTACACGTTACACTGGTACAGACTTAGTAGGGGCATTAGGCGAAGATCCGATTAAAGACCCTGAAAAAGCATTGAAAGTCACACAAGAAGGTTTCGACAAAAAATTAAATCAAAAATTCTATGATTCTTACGGTTTCGATAATACGTATGCCTTCATGGTAACGAAAGAAACTGCAGAGAAATATGATTTAGATACAGTTTCTGATTTGAAGAAACATGAAAAAGAATTGCGACTTGGTGTGGATAGTTCTTGGTTAAACCGTAAAGGTGACGGCTATCCAGGCTTTAAGCAAGAATACGGTATCGCATTCGATACTGTACGCCCGATGCAAATCGGTTTAGTATATGACGCATTGAAAAGCAAAAAATTAGATGTTGCATTAGGTTACTCAACAGACGGACGTATCGCAGCATATGACTTGAAAGTATTAAAAGACGACAGACGTTTCTTCCCGCCATATGATGCCAGTCCAGTCGCAACACATGAATTATTGAAGAAACATCCAGAAATCGACAAATCATTAGAGAAATTAGAAAACCGTATTTCAACAAAAGAAATGCAGAAATTAAACTATCAAGCAGACGGTGAAGGTAAAGAACCTGCAGTCGTAGCTGAAGAGTTTTTAGAAAAACATCATTACTTTGATGATGAGAAAGGCGGGCAAAAATAA
- the lrgB gene encoding antiholin-like protein LrgB: protein MMEHLGINTPYFGILLSVIPFLVATYFFKKTNGFFLLAPLFVSMVFGIVFLKATGISYESYKIGGDIINFFLEPATICFAIPLYKKRDVLKKFWAKIFGGIALGTVVALFGIYAVAKLFMFGGDIVASMLPQAATTAIALPVSDGIGGVKELTSLAVILNAVIIYALGNKLLRFFHIDNPIARGLALGTSGHTLGVSAAQELGETETSMASIAVVLVGVIVVAVVPFLAGILV, encoded by the coding sequence ATGATGGAACATTTAGGTATTAATACACCCTATTTCGGTATCTTGTTATCTGTGATCCCATTCTTAGTCGCAACATATTTCTTTAAAAAAACCAACGGCTTTTTCTTACTCGCACCGCTGTTTGTCAGTATGGTGTTCGGGATTGTCTTCTTAAAAGCCACAGGCATCAGTTATGAAAGTTATAAAATCGGCGGCGACATCATCAACTTCTTCTTAGAACCTGCAACAATTTGTTTCGCGATTCCGTTATATAAAAAACGTGATGTCCTTAAGAAATTCTGGGCTAAAATTTTCGGCGGTATTGCATTAGGTACAGTTGTCGCATTATTTGGTATCTATGCGGTTGCTAAACTCTTCATGTTCGGCGGAGATATCGTCGCATCTATGTTGCCGCAAGCCGCAACAACTGCAATTGCCTTACCAGTTTCAGACGGTATCGGCGGCGTGAAAGAATTGACTTCACTCGCTGTAATACTCAACGCAGTTATTATTTATGCACTGGGCAATAAACTGCTGCGCTTCTTCCATATCGATAATCCGATTGCCAGAGGATTAGCATTAGGCACAAGCGGACACACACTCGGTGTTTCTGCAGCACAAGAACTAGGAGAAACCGAAACATCAATGGCGAGCATCGCGGTTGTGTTGGTAGGTGTGATTGTAGTCGCAGTCGTACCTTTCTTAGCCGGAATCCTAGTGTAA
- a CDS encoding ABC transporter permease, producing the protein MKEFLQEYGGELLQKTGEHFYISIVALLIAIIVAVPISILLAKTKKLASFILTVAGVLQTIPTLAVLAIMIPIFGVGKTPAIIALFIYVLLPILNNTVLGVQNINPDVRQAGISMGMTKLQLMKDVELPLALPLILSGIRLSSVYVISWATLASYVGAGGLGDFVFNGLNLFNPVMIISAAVLVTALALIVDYLLRAVEKWAVPKGLKA; encoded by the coding sequence ATGAAAGAATTCCTTCAAGAATACGGCGGTGAACTGCTTCAAAAAACCGGAGAACATTTCTATATTTCGATTGTTGCGCTTTTAATCGCCATCATTGTAGCAGTGCCGATCAGTATTTTATTAGCTAAAACTAAAAAGTTAGCAAGTTTTATTCTAACAGTTGCCGGAGTCTTGCAAACGATTCCGACATTAGCAGTACTTGCAATCATGATTCCGATTTTCGGTGTAGGTAAAACACCAGCAATTATTGCATTATTTATTTACGTATTGCTGCCTATTCTGAATAACACAGTTTTAGGCGTTCAAAACATCAATCCAGATGTACGCCAAGCAGGTATCAGTATGGGTATGACAAAATTACAATTAATGAAAGACGTTGAATTGCCTTTAGCACTGCCGTTGATTTTAAGCGGTATCCGTTTATCTAGTGTTTACGTTATCAGCTGGGCAACACTGGCAAGTTACGTAGGCGCAGGCGGTCTTGGCGACTTCGTCTTCAACGGCTTGAACTTATTCAACCCAGTCATGATTATTAGTGCAGCTGTATTAGTAACAGCATTAGCATTAATTGTCGACTACTTATTACGCGCAGTAGAAAAATGGGCAGTACCAAAAGGCTTGAAAGCTTAA
- a CDS encoding YdeI family protein codes for MEKNTINEKAEAFFQRATDWKDEYKALRKIILKNDALTEDYKWMHPCYTLNGKNVVLIHGFKDYCALLFHKGALLEDKDQKLIQQTKNVQAARQLRFTSLEAIEQEADMVEAYVNEAVEIEQSGKKVTMKKTKEYDMPDALQAALDEDPKLKAAFSELTPGRQRQYMYFIGQAKREATRQARVEKYKAQILAGKGMND; via the coding sequence ATGGAAAAAAATACAATAAACGAAAAAGCCGAAGCATTTTTTCAACGCGCGACAGATTGGAAGGATGAGTATAAAGCTTTAAGAAAAATTATTTTAAAGAATGACGCGTTAACTGAGGATTATAAATGGATGCATCCTTGTTATACGTTAAACGGAAAGAATGTCGTATTGATTCATGGATTCAAAGATTATTGTGCATTGCTCTTTCATAAAGGAGCGCTATTAGAGGATAAAGACCAGAAGTTGATACAGCAGACGAAAAATGTTCAAGCAGCAAGACAATTGCGTTTTACTTCATTAGAAGCAATAGAACAAGAAGCAGATATGGTTGAAGCGTATGTGAATGAAGCGGTCGAGATTGAACAAAGCGGTAAAAAAGTGACAATGAAGAAGACGAAAGAGTACGATATGCCTGATGCTTTGCAAGCGGCTTTAGATGAAGATCCAAAGCTTAAAGCAGCGTTCTCCGAATTGACACCAGGAAGACAACGACAATATATGTATTTTATCGGTCAAGCTAAACGTGAAGCGACAAGACAAGCGCGTGTTGAAAAATACAAAGCACAAATCCTTGCAGGTAAAGGCATGAATGATTAG
- a CDS encoding DUF3147 family protein, with protein sequence MKMLLIKFLAGGISVSLSYIVSVIIPWKEFGGIFAVFPAVFLIALVASGIQYGDKVAAHVSSGAVFGMTGVLFNILATWLMLVWTNNWILSILVGIIVWFLSAIIIFEIVEKLSHMKRGH encoded by the coding sequence ATGAAAATGCTATTGATTAAATTTTTAGCTGGAGGTATATCCGTTTCATTAAGTTATATCGTCTCTGTTATTATTCCTTGGAAAGAATTCGGCGGTATCTTTGCGGTCTTCCCTGCAGTCTTCTTGATTGCTTTGGTTGCATCAGGTATTCAATACGGAGATAAAGTAGCTGCACACGTCAGCAGCGGTGCCGTGTTCGGTATGACCGGTGTACTGTTCAATATTTTAGCTACTTGGTTAATGCTGGTCTGGACAAATAACTGGATACTTAGTATCCTAGTGGGAATAATCGTTTGGTTCTTAAGTGCGATTATTATCTTTGAAATAGTAGAGAAATTATCACATATGAAACGAGGTCATTAA
- a CDS encoding ABC transporter permease, giving the protein MKGNLFQQLIEYYSLNAGYLWGLFFQHLLMSVYGVIFAAIVGIPIGILISRFGKLSKTVITIANIIQTVPVIAMLAILMLVMGLGPNTVVFTVFLYALLPIIQNTYSGILGVDDNIKDAGKGMGMTGNQVLRMIELPLALSVIIGGLRIALVVAIGVVAVGSFIGAPTLGDIIIRGTNATDGTTFILAGAIPIALIAVLIDVILRFLEKRLDPVKKRKPKGPQPQGVDA; this is encoded by the coding sequence ATGAAAGGTAATTTATTCCAACAGCTGATTGAATATTATTCATTGAACGCCGGCTATTTATGGGGACTCTTCTTCCAGCACTTATTAATGTCCGTGTATGGTGTAATTTTTGCGGCGATTGTCGGTATTCCGATCGGTATACTGATTTCACGTTTCGGTAAATTATCCAAAACCGTGATTACTATCGCAAACATTATTCAAACTGTACCGGTTATAGCTATGTTAGCGATTCTGATGTTAGTGATGGGCTTAGGTCCGAACACTGTCGTGTTCACAGTATTCTTATATGCGTTATTGCCGATTATCCAAAATACGTATTCAGGTATTTTAGGTGTAGACGACAATATTAAAGATGCAGGCAAGGGTATGGGCATGACAGGCAATCAAGTTTTGCGTATGATTGAATTACCATTAGCGTTATCTGTGATTATCGGCGGATTGCGTATCGCACTTGTTGTTGCGATTGGTGTTGTAGCGGTCGGTTCATTTATCGGTGCGCCGACATTAGGTGATATTATCATCCGCGGTACAAACGCTACAGACGGCACAACATTTATCTTAGCGGGTGCGATTCCGATCGCATTAATCGCAGTCTTGATTGATGTGATTTTAAGATTCTTAGAGAAACGCTTAGATCCAGTGAAGAAAAGAAAACCTAAAGGTCCGCAACCGCAAGGTGTAGACGCATAA
- a CDS encoding betaine/proline/choline family ABC transporter ATP-binding protein (Members of the family are the ATP-binding subunit of ABC transporters for substrates such as betaine, L-proline or other amino acids, choline, carnitine, etc. The substrate specificity is best determined from the substrate-binding subunit, rather than this subunit, as it interacts with the permease subunit and not with substrate directly.), whose product MLSIKNLSKVYPGGKKAVDDISLDVQSGEFVAFIGTSGSGKTTALRMINRMIEATKGQITIDGKDVRKMNAVELRRSIGYVIQQIGLMPHMTIKENIVLVPKLLKWPEDKKDKKARELIKLVDLPEEYLDRYPSELSGGQQQRIGVVRALAAEQDIILMDEPFGALDPITRDTLQDLVKELQQKLGKTFIFVTHDMDEAIKLADRICIMSEGKIVQYDTPDNILRHPANDFVSDFIGQNRLIQDRPNMRTVEDAMIKPITVKADDTLDHTVDVMRRYRIDTIFVVTNQNKFLGYLDIEDINQGLRKRQELIDTMQRDIYRVHVNSKLQDTVRTILKRNVRNVPVVDDQDRLVGLITRANLVDIVYDSIWGEGAENAQQEAESKEKDPESVGIKDAPVELDHKDKSDAGVER is encoded by the coding sequence ATGCTTAGTATTAAAAATTTATCTAAGGTATATCCTGGGGGCAAGAAAGCAGTAGATGATATCTCGCTGGATGTCCAATCAGGTGAATTTGTAGCATTTATCGGTACCAGCGGTAGCGGTAAAACGACTGCATTACGTATGATCAATCGCATGATTGAAGCTACTAAAGGACAAATCACGATTGATGGAAAAGATGTCAGAAAGATGAACGCGGTAGAATTACGCCGCAGTATCGGCTATGTTATCCAACAAATCGGTTTAATGCCGCATATGACAATCAAAGAAAATATTGTCTTGGTTCCGAAATTGTTGAAATGGCCGGAAGATAAAAAAGATAAGAAGGCGCGCGAACTGATTAAGCTCGTAGACTTGCCGGAAGAATACTTAGATCGTTATCCATCTGAATTATCAGGCGGTCAGCAACAGCGTATCGGTGTTGTACGTGCATTAGCTGCAGAACAAGACATCATCTTAATGGACGAACCATTTGGTGCACTTGACCCGATTACACGTGATACATTACAAGATTTAGTTAAAGAACTTCAACAGAAATTAGGCAAAACATTTATCTTCGTTACACATGATATGGATGAGGCGATTAAATTGGCTGACAGAATTTGTATTATGTCTGAAGGTAAAATTGTTCAATATGATACACCGGATAATATTTTACGTCATCCGGCAAATGACTTCGTCAGCGATTTCATCGGTCAAAACCGCTTAATCCAAGATCGTCCGAATATGCGTACGGTTGAAGATGCGATGATTAAACCAATCACAGTTAAAGCGGATGATACGTTAGACCACACAGTAGATGTGATGCGCCGTTACCGTATCGATACGATTTTCGTAGTGACGAACCAAAATAAATTCTTAGGTTATTTAGATATCGAAGATATCAACCAAGGATTGCGTAAACGTCAAGAATTAATCGATACAATGCAGCGCGATATTTATCGTGTGCATGTCAACAGCAAGCTGCAAGACACAGTGCGTACAATCTTGAAACGAAACGTACGTAATGTGCCTGTTGTCGATGATCAAGACAGACTAGTCGGCTTAATCACACGTGCGAACTTAGTTGATATTGTGTATGACAGTATTTGGGGCGAAGGTGCTGAAAATGCGCAACAAGAAGCAGAAAGCAAAGAGAAAGACCCTGAAAGTGTAGGGATTAAAGATGCACCCGTTGAATTAGACCATAAGGATAAGTCGGATGCAGGAGTTGAGCGATAA
- a CDS encoding TetR/AcrR family transcriptional regulator — translation MAGRPKDPKINIRIFDELGRMLAHESYSSITIDELAENTQISKATIYRRWKDKDSMIIDMFLNKVHANVAIYGDFFDDLYKMLLNITHIYKTPLGRAVIQILLTNEENELRNHFMEDYFNQYRQKLKKIIQPHIPAEDHDMFIDLIFSPIYFNILIKPEALTDDYIHKMLSTVIKAWKKDES, via the coding sequence ATGGCAGGCAGACCAAAAGATCCTAAGATAAATATAAGGATTTTTGATGAGTTGGGACGTATGCTTGCACACGAATCCTATTCATCGATTACGATAGATGAGTTAGCGGAAAATACACAGATTTCTAAAGCAACTATCTATCGGCGCTGGAAAGATAAAGACTCGATGATTATCGATATGTTTTTAAACAAAGTGCATGCGAACGTTGCGATATACGGCGACTTTTTCGATGACTTATATAAAATGCTTTTAAACATTACACATATCTATAAGACGCCTTTAGGCAGAGCAGTCATCCAGATTTTATTGACGAACGAAGAAAATGAATTACGTAATCATTTTATGGAAGATTATTTCAATCAATATCGACAAAAGCTTAAAAAGATTATTCAGCCTCACATCCCGGCTGAAGACCATGATATGTTTATTGATTTAATCTTCTCCCCTATTTATTTTAATATCTTAATCAAACCTGAAGCTTTAACAGATGACTACATTCATAAAATGTTATCAACAGTCATAAAAGCTTGGAAGAAAGATGAATCTTAA
- a CDS encoding sensor histidine kinase: MLNLFMLLLERVGLIIVLAYILMNFNYFKQLMHQRETWRAKWQLTLMFVIFALLSNVTGVVIRDSQILSGQLYTHLAPDTSLANTRVLTIGVSGLVGGPFVALIVGTISGIYRFYIGGANAFTYFISSLLIALVSGYVGRYYLKVRRYPPILIGIAIGATLEVIQMACILIFSEQTAHAWSLVSFIAIPMILINSIGTAIFLSIIITTIKQEEQMRGVQTHEVLQIANETLPYFREGLTESSAFKAAQIIKDLMQVSAVAITNRQDILAHVGAASDHHVPQKEILTDLSKAVIQSGQIKEAHSKAEIGCHHPNCPLEAAIVIPLHIQDKVVGTLKLYFTDAHRLTFVEKQLATGLANIFSSQLELGQAETQSKLLKDAEIKSLQAQVNPHFFFNAINTISALVRIDSEKARKLLLQLSQFFRSNLQGARNNTITLDKELQQVEAYLSLEQARFPDRFTIDFDINPSAHNALLPPFIIQVLVENAIRHAFKNRRADNVVQVTVQPVAQQLYVEVKDNGSGIPEDKLPYIGKGIVHSESGGTGSALENLNLRLSGLYGPASLLKIQSSDQGTTVSCYIPYHFDHDQGGALQ; encoded by the coding sequence TTGTTAAACTTATTTATGCTTCTGCTGGAACGCGTCGGATTGATTATTGTCCTTGCATATATCTTGATGAACTTCAATTACTTCAAACAACTGATGCATCAGCGGGAAACTTGGCGTGCCAAGTGGCAATTAACACTGATGTTCGTCATCTTTGCGCTGTTATCCAATGTGACCGGTGTCGTTATCAGAGACTCTCAAATATTATCCGGACAGCTGTACACACATTTAGCCCCTGATACTTCCCTTGCCAACACGCGTGTTTTGACCATCGGTGTTTCCGGATTGGTCGGCGGACCTTTTGTCGCACTGATTGTAGGTACTATTTCAGGTATTTACCGTTTTTATATCGGCGGTGCCAATGCATTTACTTATTTTATTTCTTCCTTATTAATCGCATTGGTTTCAGGCTACGTCGGCCGCTATTATTTAAAAGTACGCCGCTATCCTCCTATCTTAATAGGTATAGCAATCGGTGCGACTTTAGAAGTCATCCAAATGGCATGTATCTTAATCTTCTCAGAACAAACAGCACATGCTTGGTCGCTCGTCAGCTTTATTGCGATTCCGATGATTTTAATCAACAGTATCGGAACTGCCATCTTCTTATCGATTATCATTACGACTATCAAACAAGAAGAACAAATGCGCGGGGTACAAACGCATGAGGTTTTACAAATTGCCAATGAGACTTTACCTTATTTCAGGGAGGGTCTGACTGAGTCTTCAGCCTTCAAAGCCGCACAAATCATTAAAGACTTGATGCAAGTGTCTGCTGTAGCGATTACCAATCGGCAAGATATTTTAGCACATGTCGGTGCCGCTAGCGATCATCACGTCCCGCAAAAAGAAATTCTGACGGATTTATCTAAAGCAGTTATTCAAAGCGGCCAAATTAAAGAAGCCCATTCCAAAGCAGAAATCGGCTGTCACCATCCGAATTGTCCGTTAGAAGCAGCAATTGTTATTCCGCTGCATATTCAAGATAAAGTTGTCGGTACTTTGAAACTCTATTTTACCGATGCACACAGACTGACCTTTGTGGAAAAGCAGCTTGCGACCGGACTTGCGAATATCTTTTCAAGCCAGCTGGAATTAGGGCAAGCTGAAACACAAAGCAAGCTGTTGAAAGACGCAGAAATCAAATCGCTGCAAGCACAAGTCAATCCGCATTTCTTCTTTAATGCGATCAACACTATTTCTGCTTTAGTACGTATCGATAGTGAAAAGGCACGTAAATTATTATTGCAGCTCAGCCAATTCTTCCGTTCTAATCTGCAAGGCGCACGCAATAATACCATTACTCTGGATAAAGAACTCCAACAAGTCGAAGCCTATCTCTCCTTAGAACAAGCACGCTTCCCTGACCGCTTCACTATCGATTTCGACATCAATCCATCTGCACATAATGCTTTATTACCGCCTTTCATCATTCAAGTATTGGTTGAAAATGCGATTCGCCATGCATTCAAAAACCGGCGTGCAGATAACGTAGTACAAGTCACCGTACAGCCTGTTGCTCAGCAGCTTTATGTAGAAGTCAAAGACAATGGTTCAGGTATTCCTGAAGATAAACTGCCTTATATCGGCAAAGGCATCGTACACTCTGAATCCGGAGGCACAGGCAGTGCGTTAGAAAACTTAAACTTGCGTTTATCCGGTCTCTACGGCCCAGCATCTTTATTAAAGATTCAATCCAGCGATCAAGGAACAACCGTCAGCTGTTATATTCCTTATCATTTTGATCATGACCAAGGAGGTGCGCTGCAATGA
- a CDS encoding DUF3147 family protein: protein MFGISLVSLMIRFIFGGLAVASATVIASKLGGKLGGIFSTFPAVYLAALVTLSVDFHGKDLVYESIHLSAGAVIGIVGCIISVALTAVAVKRIGYLKGAAFSIGCWFVLSCIILALKHI from the coding sequence ATGTTCGGCATTTCTTTAGTCAGTTTAATGATACGTTTCATCTTCGGCGGCTTAGCTGTTGCTTCTGCTACCGTCATTGCTTCTAAACTCGGAGGCAAACTAGGAGGTATCTTCTCTACATTCCCAGCAGTTTACTTAGCAGCGCTGGTTACTTTATCAGTCGATTTCCACGGCAAAGATTTAGTCTATGAATCAATACACCTTAGTGCAGGTGCAGTCATCGGTATTGTCGGCTGTATTATCAGTGTTGCTTTGACAGCTGTCGCTGTAAAACGCATCGGCTATTTGAAAGGCGCTGCCTTTTCAATTGGATGCTGGTTCGTTTTATCTTGTATCATTTTAGCGCTTAAACATATTTAA
- a CDS encoding response regulator transcription factor LytR, translating to MKTLIVDDEPLARNELNYLLTQNGQFEKIEEAETISETLEKMLYDTYDVIFLDINLMNESGLDLAEKIKKMQQPPHIIFATAHDNFAVRAFELNATDYILKPFEQARIDAAVARVASQIQPKSTEQTETLQQQDNPPEIQTNKAPSVLPIEVDERIYVLNQKDIIALSVEAGKTTLHTTEQDFVTSEPMNNFAKRLDSHQFIRIHRATIINKAHIQTIEHWFNYTYQVTLTHQLKVQVSRSYMKSFKQAIGLD from the coding sequence ATGAAAACACTCATCGTCGATGACGAACCTTTAGCGCGTAATGAACTCAACTATCTGCTCACACAAAATGGGCAGTTTGAAAAAATAGAAGAAGCAGAAACTATATCAGAAACACTGGAAAAAATGCTTTATGATACTTATGATGTCATCTTCTTAGATATTAATCTGATGAATGAAAGCGGACTGGATTTAGCTGAAAAAATCAAAAAGATGCAGCAGCCGCCGCACATCATCTTTGCGACAGCGCATGACAACTTTGCGGTCAGAGCCTTTGAACTCAATGCGACTGACTATATTCTCAAACCATTCGAACAAGCAAGAATCGATGCGGCAGTAGCACGTGTCGCATCACAAATCCAACCCAAATCAACAGAACAAACAGAGACACTGCAGCAGCAAGACAATCCCCCAGAAATACAGACAAACAAAGCACCAAGTGTCTTGCCGATTGAAGTGGATGAGCGTATTTATGTATTGAATCAAAAGGATATCATTGCATTAAGTGTTGAGGCAGGCAAGACGACCTTGCACACTACTGAACAAGACTTTGTAACCAGCGAACCGATGAATAATTTTGCAAAGCGCTTGGATTCGCATCAATTTATCAGAATCCACCGCGCTACCATTATTAACAAAGCTCATATTCAAACCATTGAACATTGGTTTAACTATACGTATCAAGTAACTTTAACCCATCAGCTGAAAGTACAAGTCAGCCGTTCTTATATGAAGTCTTTCAAACAAGCAATCGGGTTAGACTGA